The window TCGGGTTGCAGACGAAGATCAGACGCGTGCGTTCGGTGATCGCGTCCGCCATCGCGTCCAGGTCGTGCACGTCACCGGGCGTCAGCGGGACCTTCACGGAGGTCGCCCCGCTGATCTGCGTGATGATCGGGTACGCCTCGAAGGACCGCCAGGCGTACATGACCTCGTCGCCGGGGCCGCTGGTGGCCTGGATCAGCTGCTGGGCGACACCGACAGAACCGGTGCCCGTGGCCACGTGCGAGGCCGGCACGGCGAAACGCTCGGCCAGCTCGTTGGTCAGGCCCGTGCACGCCATGTCCGGGTAGCGGTTGAAGGCGGCGGCGGCCGTCGTCACCGTCTCCATGACCCCCGGCAGCGGCGGGTAGGGGTTCTCGTTCGAGGACAGCTTGTACGCCACTGGACCGCCGGCCGCGGCGGGCTTCCCCGGCTTGTAGGTGGGGATACCCTCCAGCTCAGCACGCAGCTTCGGGCTTGTCTCGCTCACCGCAGTCCTCCTCGTGACCACCACCGGCATCCAATACTGCACACCTTAAGAGGATTGGGCGCCGCTGCGTATGGGTCGGCGACCATCACCTCGCGCGAGGGCCGGCCGCGTCCGTCACACCGACATCGACGGCACGCCCGTACGAAGACGTACGAATTGGGGGGCGCGTCACACATATATCTACGCGCCGGTGGCTTGCGCCGTGGCGCGCATCCCCCGTGCAGGTGAGTTGAGACCTCTTCGAGACATCGAGGGCTCGACAGGTCCATGCGTGCCGCCGGGTCACGTCCTAACATGAAACTGGGCAACTGACATGGTTTCAAAGGCGCTTGGACCCGAATGGCCATGCAGAAACGTGCCTGTCAACGGTTGCATATGCGTCCGCACTACCCCACCGCAAGAGCCCTACTATCGGCTCGCCATGACAGCAGCAGGGAAGCACCAGGTGAGCCGCGCGGAAACCTCACGCCGAGGAAGCCGGCCGGGCCGGGCGGGCATCAGAGACGTGGCCGCCGCCGCCGGAGTCTCCATCACGACCGTCTCCGACGCCCTCAACGGCAAGGGACGGCTCCCCGACGCCACCCGGCGCCATGTCCGCGAGGTCGCCGACCGGCTGGGGTACCGCCCCTCGGCCGCGGCCCGCACGCTCCGTACCGGCAAGTCCGGCCTCATCGGCCTGACCGTGACCACGTACGGGGATGAACCTTTCACCTTCACCGAGTTCGCGTACTTCGCCGAGATGGCCCGCGCCGCCACCTCGGCCGCGCTCGCCCGCGGCTACGCCCTCGTCATCCTGCCCGCGACCTCGCGCCACGACGTGTGGTCGAACGTCGCCCTGGACGGCACGGTCGTCATCGATCCCTCCGACCAGGACCCCGTCGTCAGCGAACTGGTGCGGCAGGGCTTACCGGTGGTCAGCGACGGCCGCCCGGCCGGGGCGCTCCCGGTCACCGCCTGGGTCGACAACGACCACGAAGCCGCCGTCCTCGGCATCCTCGACCACCTCGCCGAGGCCGGCGCCCGCCGCATCGGCCTGCTCACCGGCACCACGACGGACACCTACACCCACCTGTCGACGACCGCCTACCTCCAGTGGTGCAAGCGCGTCGGCCAGGACCCGGTGTACGAGGCCTACCCCGCCCACGACCCGTGCGCGGGCGCCGTCGCCGCCGACCGGCTGCTGGCCCGCCCCGACCGGCCCGACGCCGTCTACGGGCTGTTCGACCCCAACGGCACCGACCTGCTCGCCGCCGCCCGCCGCTACGGCCTGCGCGTCCCCGACGACCTGCTGCTGGTGTGCTGCAGCGAGTCCACGGTGTACGCCAGCACCGAGCCGCCCATCACCACGCTCTCCCTGAAGCCGCGCCGGATCGGCACGGCGGTCGTCCAGCTCCTCATCGACGCCATCGAAGGGGTCGAGTCGGACCAGCCGGTCGAGCAGGTCATACCGACCGAGCTGATCGTGCGCACCTCGTCGCAGCGACGCACCCAGCGCAGGACGGTCAGCCCGCCCCGCGCGTCGGAGGACCGCTAGGGTCTTTCGTTTGGATCAGGCCGGATCAGGGAGCGGTGCCAGGGTCCGCGAGCCCGGCATGATCCAAACGAGAGGCCCTAGGGCACGGTGGCCGCCGTGCCGCGTAGGACACGAGTGACCCCGCGAGCGCCCGGGACTCGGGTGGCCGCGGGACCGCCGAAGACTGCCCAATCGGGGCGAAAGCCACGGTGAACCGGAGTCCAGTCCCGATTCACCACCCCTGGGTCATCACATGGCGCGATCCGCGTTCCTATGATGGGCCCACGACACCGCGGGCCGCTGCGACCAGGCAGTCCGAAGCGGTGCACAGGCGGCGCGATGGTGGAGGGGTCGATGACTCAGGGGGCCGGTCAGGGACCCGAGGTGGAGCGGACGGCTACGCTGCGCGACTTCCGGGTCCCCGCGTACGTGAACGAGGCCGGCCCGTATGCCCACGGCACGCATCCCGCCGAGACGGCCCGGCCGGCCGACAAAGCCACCGCGGCGCCCAAGGAGGGCTACTCGGCCGCGTACACGCCCACCGAGCGCGACCTGCCGGTCATCAAGCGCGGTGACACGCTTCAGGCGGCGGTCGACCCGGCCTCCGCTCCGACCCGGCAGTCCGCCGCCGCCCCGGGCCCCCTCTACGTCGTCGGTGACGTGCACGGCTACCTCGACCAGCTGGTCGCCGCGCTCCAGGCCAAGGGACTCGTCGACTCCGCCGGCCAGTGGTGCGCGGGCACCGCGCGGCTGTGGTTCCTCGGCGACTTCACCGACCGCGGCCCGGACGGCATCGGCGTCATCGACCTCGTGATGCGGCTGTCCGCCGAGGCGGCCGCGGCCGGCGGCTACTGCAAGGCCCTCATGGGCAACCACGAGCTGCTGCTGCTCGGCGCCAAGCGGTTCGGCGACACCCCCGTCAACTCCGGCGCGGGCACCGCGACCTTCCAGGCGGCCTGGCTGCTCAACGGCGGCCAGAAATCCGACATGGACCGCCTCCAGGACCACCACCTGCAGTGGATGGCGCGTCTCGACGCCGTCGAGGCCGTCGACGGCTACCTGCTCGTGCACTCGGACACCACCTCCTACCTCGAGTACGGCGCCTCGATCGAAGAGGTCAACGACACCGTCCGCGAGACGCTCACCCGCAACGACGTGAACGAAGTCTGGGAGCTGTTCCGCAAGTTCACCAAGCGCTTCTCC of the Streptomyces sp. NBC_01788 genome contains:
- a CDS encoding LacI family DNA-binding transcriptional regulator, whose protein sequence is MTAAGKHQVSRAETSRRGSRPGRAGIRDVAAAAGVSITTVSDALNGKGRLPDATRRHVREVADRLGYRPSAAARTLRTGKSGLIGLTVTTYGDEPFTFTEFAYFAEMARAATSAALARGYALVILPATSRHDVWSNVALDGTVVIDPSDQDPVVSELVRQGLPVVSDGRPAGALPVTAWVDNDHEAAVLGILDHLAEAGARRIGLLTGTTTDTYTHLSTTAYLQWCKRVGQDPVYEAYPAHDPCAGAVAADRLLARPDRPDAVYGLFDPNGTDLLAAARRYGLRVPDDLLLVCCSESTVYASTEPPITTLSLKPRRIGTAVVQLLIDAIEGVESDQPVEQVIPTELIVRTSSQRRTQRRTVSPPRASEDR
- a CDS encoding metallophosphoesterase, translating into MTQGAGQGPEVERTATLRDFRVPAYVNEAGPYAHGTHPAETARPADKATAAPKEGYSAAYTPTERDLPVIKRGDTLQAAVDPASAPTRQSAAAPGPLYVVGDVHGYLDQLVAALQAKGLVDSAGQWCAGTARLWFLGDFTDRGPDGIGVIDLVMRLSAEAAAAGGYCKALMGNHELLLLGAKRFGDTPVNSGAGTATFQAAWLLNGGQKSDMDRLQDHHLQWMARLDAVEAVDGYLLVHSDTTSYLEYGASIEEVNDTVRETLTRNDVNEVWELFRKFTKRFSFRDEGGSDAVRSLLDTYGGTRIVHGHSPIPYLLGEVGAEEGEESAGPVVEGPHVYADGLAIAMDGGVTMAGKLLVEQLPLGI